A part of Halobacillus shinanisalinarum genomic DNA contains:
- a CDS encoding formate--tetrahydrofolate ligase, translating into MKTDIEIALEADMQPIGDIAAQLSLTAEDFEPYGHYKAKLSDNLLDKLSSRPEGKVILTTSINPTPAGEGKSTVTVGLGQALNRLNKHAIIALREPSLGPTMGIKGGAAGGGYSQVVPMQEINLHFTGDIHAITTANNALSAFIDNHIHHGNELQIDPRRVEWKRVLDINDRALRQVNVGLGGPAKGVPREDGFTITVASEIMAVLCLANEIQDLKARLARIVIGYTYDKKPVTVHQLGFEGALTLLLKDAFKPNLVQTLENTPAIIHGGPFANIAHGCNSVMATKIAAKLGDYVVTEAGFGADLGAEKFLDIKTRAGHFEPDTVVIVATIRALKMHGGVNKNQLTTEDLEALKQGMTNLKKHIETIEQFNLPYVVAINKFPTDTEQEINSLTEWCKQKRVEVALVDVFSQGGEGGIELAQKVIESSERKTGAVSYTYDLDDSIEEKIYKIVTKVYGGDRVEFSSTAKKQLQQLEREGHDKLPICMAKTQYSLSDDPMLIGRPEGFTITVRELRASVGAGFIVALTGDVMTMPGLPKKPAALNMDVTEDGIITGLF; encoded by the coding sequence ATGAAGACCGACATTGAAATTGCTTTAGAAGCTGACATGCAACCTATTGGTGACATTGCAGCACAACTATCGTTAACAGCCGAAGATTTTGAACCGTATGGCCATTATAAAGCGAAACTCTCGGACAATTTACTTGATAAACTCTCATCAAGGCCTGAGGGAAAGGTAATTTTAACGACTTCTATCAATCCAACACCAGCCGGCGAAGGGAAATCAACCGTCACTGTTGGCTTAGGTCAAGCTTTGAATCGCTTGAATAAACATGCCATTATCGCTCTAAGAGAACCTTCTCTTGGTCCTACAATGGGGATAAAGGGTGGCGCAGCAGGTGGAGGTTATTCACAAGTTGTTCCTATGCAGGAAATCAACCTTCATTTCACTGGCGATATCCATGCGATCACAACGGCTAACAACGCCTTATCAGCGTTTATTGATAACCACATCCATCATGGAAATGAACTCCAGATCGATCCGAGAAGAGTGGAATGGAAGCGGGTGCTAGATATTAATGATAGAGCACTCAGGCAAGTGAATGTTGGCCTTGGAGGACCTGCAAAAGGGGTTCCGCGTGAAGATGGGTTTACTATTACAGTGGCATCCGAAATCATGGCAGTTCTTTGTTTGGCGAATGAAATTCAGGACTTAAAAGCGAGACTAGCACGGATTGTCATCGGTTATACATATGATAAGAAGCCTGTTACGGTACATCAACTCGGGTTCGAAGGTGCGCTAACCCTCCTATTAAAAGATGCGTTTAAGCCAAATCTCGTACAGACATTGGAAAATACACCTGCCATTATCCATGGTGGTCCGTTTGCTAATATCGCCCATGGGTGTAATAGTGTTATGGCCACAAAGATCGCTGCCAAACTAGGTGATTATGTAGTTACTGAAGCAGGATTTGGAGCGGATCTTGGCGCTGAAAAGTTTTTGGACATCAAGACAAGGGCCGGACATTTCGAGCCGGATACAGTTGTCATCGTTGCTACGATCAGAGCCTTAAAGATGCATGGGGGAGTTAATAAGAATCAGCTCACGACAGAAGACCTTGAAGCATTAAAACAAGGAATGACTAATTTAAAAAAGCATATCGAAACAATTGAGCAGTTTAACTTACCTTACGTTGTTGCGATTAACAAGTTTCCGACCGATACAGAGCAGGAAATTAATTCTCTTACGGAATGGTGTAAACAAAAGAGAGTAGAAGTGGCTTTGGTTGATGTTTTCTCACAAGGTGGTGAAGGCGGAATAGAGCTAGCCCAGAAAGTGATCGAGAGTTCTGAGAGGAAAACAGGTGCGGTATCTTACACCTATGATCTTGATGATTCGATTGAGGAGAAAATCTATAAAATTGTGACAAAGGTATATGGCGGGGATCGTGTGGAATTCTCATCTACAGCTAAGAAACAGTTACAACAGTTAGAAAGAGAGGGCCATGATAAACTGCCCATTTGTATGGCTAAAACACAATATTCGTTATCTGATGACCCTATGTTAATAGGGCGTCCTGAAGGATTTACGATTACTGTTCGGGAATTACGTGCTTCTGTTGGTGCTGGTTTTATTGTGGCTTTGACAGGCGATGTCATGACAATGCCCGGGCTGCCCAAAAAGCCGGCTGCCTTAAATATGGATGTAACGGAAGATGGAATAATCACCGGATTATTTTAA
- a CDS encoding cold-shock protein, protein MEKGTVKWFNAEKGYGFIQVEGGDDVFVHFSAIQEEGFKSLEEGQTVTFEIVEGDRGPQAANVVKE, encoded by the coding sequence ATGGAAAAGGGTACAGTAAAATGGTTTAATGCAGAAAAAGGTTACGGCTTTATTCAAGTTGAGGGTGGAGACGATGTATTCGTTCACTTCTCTGCGATTCAAGAAGAAGGCTTTAAATCTCTTGAGGAAGGCCAAACCGTCACTTTTGAAATTGTCGAAGGCGATCGTGGACCTCAAGCTGCAAATGTTGTAAAGGAATAA
- a CDS encoding queuosine precursor transporter has translation MSNESLWILFALVNFSLLLGIYRLFGKPGLFVWIGMSTVIANIQVVKTIELFGLTATLGNIIYGTVFLATDILNEKYGKHVAKKAVWMGFSTLIIMTIMMQAAIHFTPGQSDIAQPALETLFGIAPQIALGSLTAFICSQYVDVWLYSKIKRIFPSDRSLWVRNNGSTMISQLLDSAIFCGIAFYGLYPLDVWFEIFLTTYLIKFIVAVLDTPFLYAAKKIEGNESV, from the coding sequence GTGAGTAATGAATCTTTATGGATCCTATTTGCCCTTGTTAATTTTAGTTTATTATTAGGAATCTACAGGTTATTTGGGAAGCCTGGTTTATTTGTTTGGATTGGGATGTCCACTGTCATCGCTAACATACAAGTTGTTAAAACAATAGAGTTGTTTGGGCTGACTGCCACACTCGGTAACATTATCTATGGTACCGTTTTTCTCGCTACAGATATTCTCAATGAAAAATACGGGAAACATGTGGCTAAAAAAGCTGTATGGATGGGATTTTCTACGTTAATTATCATGACAATTATGATGCAAGCAGCGATTCACTTTACACCTGGACAGAGTGACATCGCCCAGCCTGCGTTAGAAACGTTGTTCGGGATCGCTCCTCAAATCGCATTAGGAAGTTTAACCGCTTTTATTTGCAGTCAATATGTTGATGTCTGGCTTTACTCCAAAATAAAACGAATCTTTCCAAGTGACCGATCACTCTGGGTCAGAAATAACGGAAGTACGATGATAAGTCAATTGTTAGACAGTGCTATTTTTTGCGGAATCGCTTTTTATGGATTGTATCCTCTAGACGTTTGGTTTGAAATATTTTTAACGACGTACCTTATTAAATTTATTGTAGCCGTGCTTGATACCCCGTTTTTGTATGCGGCTAAAAAAATTGAAGGTAATGAATCTGTTTAG
- a CDS encoding ribonuclease HI family protein: MIEVYTDASTIGNPGPSAAGIYIKQKNQQYEYSYFLGEHSNHEAEFLAVIRALEICKQTFPGEILSIRSDSQVVVTTVDKSYTNNPVFVPLLNQILTLHDSFSFVFYKWIPDKANKNADRLARSALKR, translated from the coding sequence TTGATCGAAGTATATACGGATGCATCTACTATAGGGAACCCAGGGCCAAGCGCTGCCGGCATTTATATTAAACAAAAAAACCAACAGTACGAATATAGTTACTTTCTTGGGGAACATAGCAATCATGAGGCCGAATTCTTAGCTGTGATCCGAGCGCTGGAAATATGTAAACAAACATTCCCTGGTGAAATTCTATCGATACGGTCTGATTCACAGGTCGTCGTAACGACTGTTGATAAGAGTTACACAAACAATCCTGTCTTTGTGCCACTTCTTAATCAAATTCTTACCCTTCATGATTCCTTTTCGTTCGTTTTCTATAAATGGATTCCAGATAAGGCAAATAAAAATGCAGACCGCTTAGCGCGCTCTGCACTCAAAAGATAA
- a CDS encoding DUF6123 family protein — translation MLALKETLKFQQTFDPSFYISVLEHLSSPTITTKKSAYRALEKRGLDSSIKKTNPAGNLD, via the coding sequence ATGCTTGCCTTAAAAGAGACACTGAAGTTTCAGCAGACTTTCGATCCTAGCTTTTACATCAGTGTGCTTGAGCATTTATCATCTCCTACCATTACAACAAAGAAATCAGCTTATCGAGCTTTAGAGAAACGCGGTTTGGATTCTTCCATTAAAAAAACTAATCCAGCTGGGAATCTGGATTAG
- a CDS encoding DUF6123 family protein: protein MKQNESLAYYLEDLWSKGFKLSDEDVHFIYVGRNSTNVDE, encoded by the coding sequence ATGAAGCAAAATGAGTCATTAGCTTATTATTTAGAAGATTTATGGTCAAAAGGCTTCAAGCTTTCTGATGAGGATGTACACTTCATTTATGTTGGAAGGAATTCAACAAATGTTGACGAATAG
- a CDS encoding isoprenylcysteine carboxyl methyltransferase family protein translates to MLGLLFSLIVMQRLAELILARSNKKWMLANGGVEYETGHYPLFIVLHTLFFLAIIYEWQVSTIHIEWIFPVALILFLCLQVIRVWCIVSLGRRWNTRIIVIPNDTLVSKGPYKYVKHPNYLTVLLELFIIPLMFHAYITAIIFPLLHLLVLAVRIPAEERALHGSSENYS, encoded by the coding sequence ATGCTTGGTTTGTTATTTAGTCTGATCGTTATGCAAAGATTAGCTGAATTAATCTTAGCTCGTTCTAATAAAAAGTGGATGCTTGCGAACGGTGGGGTAGAATATGAAACGGGTCACTATCCTTTATTTATTGTTCTGCACACGTTGTTCTTTTTAGCAATCATCTATGAGTGGCAAGTGTCAACTATTCATATTGAATGGATTTTTCCGGTTGCGCTAATTCTCTTTCTTTGCCTGCAAGTTATCAGAGTGTGGTGCATTGTAAGTTTGGGAAGGCGTTGGAATACTCGTATTATTGTCATTCCAAATGATACACTCGTTTCTAAAGGACCATATAAGTATGTGAAACACCCAAACTATCTCACAGTCCTGCTTGAGTTATTCATCATCCCCCTTATGTTTCATGCTTATATCACAGCTATAATCTTTCCCTTACTCCATCTCCTCGTTCTGGCTGTTAGAATACCTGCTGAAGAGCGAGCGCTTCACGGAAGTTCTGAAAATTACAGCTGA
- a CDS encoding type III polyketide synthase, whose translation MSYILSTSTQTAENCYTQTEIQNLVDKVFPLKAHEKKRLMPIFEHANIKERQFSSCLSWYEQTHSLKERNDLYQTSAVDYCEQAIGKCLGNSAFLSNSIPAQSIDHIIFISSTGIATPTLDTYLIDKLGCKDTVKRTPIFGLGCAGGTSGIAKAHEYLKGAPESNVLIVCVELCSLTFQLDDSSVSNFVGTALFGDGASAVLMAGETSSLLKHRTSAVPKVEHISTKTKPHSQSVMGWRVVDTGFEVVFNKSIPNLVRRFWSSHIQDFLSSNGWTVEELPFLVAHPGGKKVLEAYEEVLNVPESALTFSRNILRDHGNMSSPTVHFVLDQAMRSKPKRKTRSIMASLGPGFTSELVSLEWS comes from the coding sequence ATGTCTTACATATTATCTACGAGTACTCAAACAGCCGAAAATTGTTATACTCAGACAGAAATTCAAAATTTGGTCGATAAAGTATTTCCTTTAAAAGCACATGAGAAAAAGAGACTTATGCCAATTTTTGAGCATGCTAACATTAAAGAACGGCAATTTTCCAGCTGTCTTTCCTGGTATGAGCAAACACACTCACTAAAGGAACGTAATGATTTATATCAAACGTCCGCTGTCGATTACTGTGAGCAGGCGATAGGGAAGTGTTTAGGTAATTCCGCATTTCTCTCAAATTCTATACCGGCTCAATCCATCGATCACATAATCTTTATTTCTTCCACAGGAATTGCAACTCCTACACTTGATACTTATCTTATCGATAAATTGGGTTGTAAAGATACGGTCAAACGGACGCCTATCTTCGGGCTCGGTTGTGCAGGAGGAACCAGTGGGATAGCTAAGGCACACGAATATCTTAAAGGTGCACCTGAAAGTAATGTTCTTATTGTATGTGTGGAGCTATGCAGCTTAACGTTTCAACTGGATGACTCGAGCGTCAGCAATTTTGTTGGGACGGCATTATTTGGTGATGGGGCCTCCGCTGTCTTGATGGCAGGCGAAACATCTTCTTTATTAAAGCATCGAACTTCTGCCGTCCCTAAAGTAGAACATATAAGTACAAAGACAAAGCCGCATAGTCAATCGGTGATGGGGTGGAGAGTCGTTGATACAGGATTTGAAGTAGTATTTAATAAGAGCATCCCCAATTTAGTGCGCCGTTTCTGGAGTAGTCATATACAAGATTTTCTGTCGTCAAATGGCTGGACCGTTGAAGAGCTGCCATTTCTTGTTGCCCATCCAGGAGGTAAAAAAGTACTTGAGGCCTATGAAGAAGTGTTAAATGTACCTGAATCAGCTTTAACTTTCTCAAGGAATATTCTTAGGGATCACGGTAACATGTCATCACCGACGGTTCATTTTGTACTTGATCAAGCAATGAGGAGTAAACCTAAGCGGAAAACTCGATCCATTATGGCTTCTTTAGGTCCGGGGTTTACTTCAGAGCTTGTCAGTTTGGAGTGGTCCTAA
- a CDS encoding SDR family NAD(P)-dependent oxidoreductase: MYLPNFRLDNQLAVVTGATKGIGRAIALSYAQSGADVVLIARNKKDLERTKTEIESYGQRAWYVQADVKEYHLITEQVDKLRAGRPIDIWVNNAGMNIRSLAENVTEEEWETIVSTNMKSAFFLAQYAAKTMKQVKRGKIINISSVGGHTALRTGVVYAMTKSSLIQMTKNLALEWGPYQINVNGIGPWYFETALTEQLLKDEDYVADILNRTPLNRIGKLKEITGAAVFLASDAGNYMTGQTLFVDGGMTIYGF, translated from the coding sequence ATGTATTTACCTAATTTCAGATTAGATAATCAATTAGCCGTAGTCACAGGAGCAACGAAAGGGATAGGGAGGGCTATTGCGTTATCTTATGCTCAATCAGGAGCAGACGTCGTCCTCATTGCAAGGAATAAGAAAGATCTAGAAAGGACAAAAACCGAAATTGAGTCTTACGGTCAGCGTGCTTGGTATGTACAAGCTGACGTAAAGGAATATCACTTAATCACAGAGCAGGTGGACAAGCTGCGTGCCGGACGACCTATTGATATTTGGGTAAACAATGCAGGGATGAATATCCGCAGTCTGGCGGAAAATGTAACAGAAGAAGAATGGGAGACAATCGTTTCAACCAATATGAAGAGCGCCTTTTTCCTAGCTCAATATGCTGCTAAAACAATGAAGCAAGTAAAAAGGGGGAAAATTATCAATATCTCTTCTGTAGGTGGTCATACCGCATTACGAACCGGAGTAGTTTATGCGATGACAAAAAGTTCTCTCATTCAAATGACAAAAAATCTGGCATTGGAGTGGGGGCCTTATCAAATTAATGTGAATGGCATTGGACCCTGGTATTTTGAAACGGCGTTAACAGAACAGTTGTTAAAAGATGAAGACTATGTAGCAGATATTTTAAATCGCACACCATTGAATCGGATAGGAAAACTCAAAGAAATTACTGGAGCAGCGGTGTTCTTAGCCTCAGATGCAGGTAACTACATGACGGGTCAAACCTTATTTGTAGATGGAGGAATGACCATTTACGGATTTTAA
- a CDS encoding carboxypeptidase M32 encodes MNLLKEQSSYEEAIGLMAWDMRTKAPKKAVETRSEVLGVLSQKVHEIQTSDEMKTCLDDLEGKATNRIVQKAVEEAKETYERTAKIPTSEYKAYVTLQSKAESMWAEAKENNDFKSFQPYLEELVAYNRSFAEYWGYDKHKYDALLHNYEPGVTVEVLEQVFPKVRKSLTELLEQIKQAPVQPDPSLLEGHFPKGMQEGFSYEILHRMGYDFNAGRLDETVHPFAIGLNQNDVRVTTKYDEKDFRTAVFGTIHEGGHALYEQNIDPKLAFTPLATGTSMGIHESQSLFWENFVSRSRPFWENHYELFQNHAPERFEALALDDFYKAVNEVKPSMIRIEADELTYCLHIMVRYELEKALIGGEIEVKDLPKLWNEKMEDYLGVTPANDAEGVLQDIHWSGGDFGYFPSYALGYMYAAQFQYTMKQELDFNEVIQKGNFKQIQGWLTEHIHQFGKMKKPLEILNDVTGEGLNPDYLVTYLTNKYKGIYKF; translated from the coding sequence ATGAATTTATTAAAGGAGCAATCATCATACGAGGAAGCAATCGGCCTAATGGCATGGGACATGAGAACAAAGGCGCCAAAAAAAGCAGTCGAAACAAGATCTGAAGTGCTAGGGGTGCTTTCGCAGAAAGTACATGAAATTCAGACGTCTGATGAAATGAAAACCTGTTTAGACGACCTTGAAGGGAAGGCAACAAACAGAATTGTCCAAAAAGCTGTTGAGGAAGCGAAAGAAACATACGAGCGAACAGCTAAAATTCCAACTTCTGAGTACAAAGCTTATGTAACTCTGCAATCGAAGGCGGAATCGATGTGGGCGGAGGCAAAGGAAAACAATGATTTTAAGAGTTTCCAACCTTACTTAGAAGAGCTGGTTGCTTATAATCGCAGCTTCGCAGAATACTGGGGTTATGACAAACATAAATATGATGCCCTGCTTCATAATTACGAACCAGGTGTTACAGTTGAGGTACTCGAACAAGTGTTTCCAAAAGTCCGTAAATCACTAACGGAACTGTTAGAGCAAATTAAACAGGCACCCGTGCAACCTGATCCCTCTTTGTTAGAAGGGCACTTCCCTAAGGGTATGCAAGAAGGATTCAGCTATGAAATTTTACATCGAATGGGCTACGATTTCAATGCGGGACGGTTGGACGAAACGGTTCATCCTTTTGCTATCGGTTTAAACCAAAACGATGTACGCGTAACAACGAAATATGATGAAAAGGATTTTCGTACAGCTGTTTTTGGGACGATTCATGAAGGTGGTCATGCTCTTTATGAACAGAATATTGATCCCAAACTAGCTTTTACGCCTCTAGCTACAGGCACGTCAATGGGGATTCATGAATCGCAATCATTATTCTGGGAGAATTTTGTTTCCAGAAGCAGACCTTTTTGGGAAAACCATTATGAGCTGTTTCAAAACCACGCGCCTGAACGGTTTGAAGCTCTAGCTCTCGACGATTTTTATAAAGCTGTTAATGAAGTGAAACCATCGATGATCCGTATTGAAGCGGATGAGCTAACGTATTGTCTTCATATTATGGTTCGTTATGAGCTTGAAAAAGCTTTAATTGGCGGAGAAATAGAAGTGAAGGATTTACCAAAGCTATGGAATGAGAAAATGGAGGACTATCTTGGTGTAACACCGGCGAACGATGCTGAGGGAGTTCTTCAGGATATTCACTGGTCCGGCGGTGACTTTGGTTACTTTCCATCTTACGCATTAGGATATATGTATGCAGCACAATTCCAGTATACTATGAAGCAAGAACTCGATTTTAATGAAGTGATTCAAAAAGGAAATTTTAAGCAAATACAGGGTTGGCTTACGGAACACATTCATCAGTTTGGCAAGATGAAAAAGCCGCTTGAAATTCTGAACGATGTTACAGGGGAAGGGTTGAATCCTGATTACCTAGTAACCTATTTAACAAATAAATATAAAGGTATTTACAAGTTTTAG
- a CDS encoding THUMP domain-containing class I SAM-dependent RNA methyltransferase, translated as MPQNVTLIATAAMGLESIVAREVRGLGYEDVQVENGRVVFTAPVSAIARTNLWLRTADRVKLLVGKFKAYSFDELFEKTKALPWETFITEEGEFPVTGKSVKSKLYSVPDCQSIVKKAIVERLKQKYGVASILKESGDDFYRVEVAIHKDEALLTLDTSGSGLHKRGYRVGQGEAPLKETLAAALIQITNWHPDQPFVDPFCGSGTIAIEAALIGQNIAPGFNREFASENWGFIEQNHWDQAFEEAEDFAKYDQPLTITGSDISHDMIKIAENNAIEAGLGDLVQWKQMQVKDFRPRQENGYLVSNPPYGERMGERPEVEEMYRDLGVIMRDYPSWSTYILTSHEKFESLYGEKATKKRKLFNGFIKTDYYQYFGKHVK; from the coding sequence ATGCCACAAAATGTAACCTTGATTGCTACAGCTGCTATGGGATTAGAATCGATTGTTGCAAGGGAAGTCCGTGGACTAGGCTATGAAGATGTACAAGTTGAAAACGGAAGAGTCGTATTTACAGCTCCAGTGTCAGCCATTGCTCGCACTAACTTATGGCTGCGGACTGCTGATCGAGTGAAATTACTAGTCGGTAAGTTTAAAGCCTATAGCTTTGATGAACTATTTGAAAAAACAAAAGCATTGCCGTGGGAGACGTTTATCACTGAAGAAGGTGAGTTTCCTGTCACAGGAAAATCAGTAAAATCGAAGCTCTATAGTGTGCCTGATTGTCAATCCATCGTGAAGAAGGCGATTGTAGAACGACTGAAACAAAAATATGGAGTGGCGTCTATTTTGAAAGAAAGCGGTGATGATTTTTATCGAGTCGAAGTCGCTATACATAAAGATGAGGCATTGCTCACACTCGATACTTCAGGGAGCGGTTTGCACAAAAGAGGCTATCGCGTGGGACAAGGGGAGGCCCCATTAAAAGAAACCCTTGCTGCAGCCCTTATTCAAATTACCAATTGGCACCCAGATCAGCCGTTTGTTGATCCATTTTGCGGTTCAGGTACAATTGCCATTGAAGCAGCCTTGATAGGACAAAATATCGCTCCGGGTTTCAACCGTGAATTTGCTTCAGAAAATTGGGGTTTTATAGAGCAAAATCACTGGGACCAAGCTTTCGAAGAGGCTGAAGATTTTGCCAAGTATGATCAACCTTTAACGATTACGGGGTCTGACATCAGCCATGACATGATCAAAATTGCTGAAAACAATGCCATTGAAGCAGGGCTAGGTGATCTCGTTCAGTGGAAACAGATGCAAGTGAAGGATTTTCGTCCAAGGCAGGAGAATGGCTATCTCGTGTCAAATCCTCCTTATGGAGAGCGAATGGGGGAGCGTCCAGAAGTAGAGGAGATGTATCGTGACTTAGGTGTTATTATGAGGGATTATCCATCGTGGAGTACGTATATATTAACCTCTCATGAAAAATTTGAATCGCTTTATGGGGAAAAAGCTACCAAAAAACGGAAGCTCTTCAATGGTTTCATTAAAACGGATTACTACCAGTATTTTGGAAAACACGTAAAATAG
- the gpsB gene encoding cell division regulator GpsB, translated as MSEEKFHLDGKTILEKDFKTSMRGYNQEEVDEFLDLVIQDYEAFNKEIERLGHENDRLRKTPSREAAPVQRSRQTQTNNHNHQVNYDILKRVSNLEKAVFGKKYAEE; from the coding sequence ATGAGCGAAGAGAAATTTCATTTAGATGGTAAGACAATTTTAGAAAAAGATTTTAAAACGTCCATGAGAGGGTATAATCAAGAAGAAGTGGACGAGTTCTTGGATTTAGTCATCCAGGATTATGAAGCGTTTAATAAAGAGATCGAAAGACTGGGACATGAAAATGATCGTTTAAGAAAAACTCCTTCCCGGGAAGCAGCTCCTGTCCAGCGGTCCAGGCAAACTCAGACGAACAATCATAATCATCAGGTGAATTACGATATTTTAAAAAGAGTTTCTAATTTAGAAAAAGCTGTATTTGGTAAAAAATATGCAGAAGAGTAA
- a CDS encoding SLOG family protein, with product MKTIVVTGYKPMEMGIFKHDDPKVEFVKKTIRKRLVSLIEEGLEWIIISGQMGVELWTAEVVLDLKNDYPIQLGVIPPFQNQQTKWPDQLKLVYEEITEFADFYKPIYDKEYEGPYQFRAKDQFLIEHSDGCLLLFDEDTPGTPQYFLKLVKTFQEHHTYDILYITPSDLDETVEEIRMSHHDFWEE from the coding sequence ATGAAAACAATTGTCGTAACGGGATATAAACCTATGGAGATGGGAATATTTAAGCATGATGATCCTAAAGTAGAATTTGTTAAAAAAACGATAAGAAAACGATTGGTCTCTCTCATTGAAGAAGGGCTTGAATGGATTATAATTTCTGGGCAGATGGGTGTTGAACTTTGGACAGCAGAAGTGGTATTAGATCTTAAGAATGACTATCCGATCCAGCTTGGTGTCATTCCTCCCTTTCAAAATCAGCAGACGAAGTGGCCAGATCAGCTTAAGCTTGTATATGAAGAAATAACTGAGTTTGCTGACTTCTATAAACCCATCTATGACAAAGAATATGAAGGCCCCTACCAATTTCGAGCAAAGGATCAATTTCTTATCGAACATTCGGATGGCTGTCTGTTGCTATTTGATGAAGATACTCCGGGAACTCCACAATATTTTTTAAAGCTTGTTAAAACCTTTCAGGAGCATCACACTTATGATATTTTATACATAACACCTAGTGATTTGGATGAAACCGTTGAAGAAATTCGAATGTCGCACCACGATTTTTGGGAAGAATAA
- a CDS encoding CotD family spore coat protein, translating into MYDQRHCPPMRHRPIVYPVQHCVQDNYFVENMDHIHPSHLTIQNHHLLNNYHYFPHTVSYTNDYNVENHYMPQGVEPQGYNWMDQQMNQMPMEMPQGQMNQMQQFPMPFNWQDE; encoded by the coding sequence ATGTACGATCAGCGTCATTGTCCACCGATGAGACATCGTCCGATCGTTTACCCTGTTCAACATTGCGTTCAGGATAATTATTTTGTTGAAAATATGGATCATATACACCCATCACATTTAACTATTCAAAACCATCATTTGCTAAATAACTATCACTATTTCCCACACACAGTTTCTTATACAAATGATTATAATGTTGAAAACCATTATATGCCGCAAGGAGTTGAACCTCAAGGGTACAATTGGATGGATCAACAAATGAATCAAATGCCTATGGAAATGCCTCAGGGGCAAATGAATCAAATGCAGCAATTCCCGATGCCATTTAATTGGCAAGATGAATAA
- a CDS encoding cytidine deaminase encodes MDKGNLIQEAKTIRERAYVPYSKFKVGAALLTNDGTLYTGCNIENAAYPVTCCAERVAIFKAITDGHYEFKEMAVVADTDRPVPPCGSCRQVMSEFFAPDLLVHTTNLHGVTKTLTTAELLPFSFSSNDLPEETK; translated from the coding sequence GTGGATAAAGGAAATTTAATTCAAGAAGCTAAAACAATTAGAGAACGAGCCTATGTACCCTATTCCAAATTTAAAGTAGGGGCGGCCTTATTAACGAACGATGGAACATTGTACACGGGATGCAATATTGAGAACGCAGCTTATCCTGTAACCTGTTGTGCGGAGCGTGTGGCGATTTTTAAAGCTATTACTGATGGTCATTATGAATTTAAAGAAATGGCTGTTGTTGCTGATACAGATCGACCTGTCCCCCCATGTGGTTCCTGCCGCCAGGTTATGAGTGAATTTTTCGCTCCGGACCTACTCGTGCATACAACTAATCTTCATGGGGTAACGAAGACGTTAACGACAGCTGAGCTGTTACCCTTCTCCTTTTCCTCAAATGATTTACCTGAAGAAACAAAGTAA
- a CDS encoding YppE family protein, which produces MALRQTTLKIKQMIDDLHEQFLTMEGPVNKKDFDFFYKVKEETSPMFNLNYQWLEEAEEFVKNRGVSVHPNQVKSTHENMEMLILHSYYIDVEKKRFKELHQSSHYVLDMILNDLNNDV; this is translated from the coding sequence ATGGCACTTAGGCAGACGACATTGAAAATAAAACAAATGATTGATGATCTCCATGAACAGTTTCTTACCATGGAAGGCCCTGTAAATAAAAAAGATTTTGATTTTTTTTATAAAGTAAAGGAAGAAACAAGTCCTATGTTCAACCTGAATTATCAATGGTTAGAGGAAGCCGAAGAGTTTGTTAAGAATCGGGGCGTATCTGTGCATCCTAACCAAGTTAAATCAACTCATGAAAATATGGAGATGCTAATTTTGCACAGTTACTATATAGATGTAGAGAAGAAACGTTTTAAAGAACTGCACCAATCTTCTCATTACGTACTTGATATGATCTTAAATGACTTGAACAATGATGTATAA